The Rattus rattus isolate New Zealand chromosome 1, Rrattus_CSIRO_v1, whole genome shotgun sequence genome includes a region encoding these proteins:
- the Tuba1b gene encoding tubulin alpha-1B chain, producing MRECISIHVGQAGVQIGNACWELYCLEHGIQPDGQMPSDKTIGGGDDSFNTFFSETGAGKHVPRAVFVDLEPTVIDEVRTGTYRQLFHPEQLITGKEDAANNYARGHYTIGKEIIDLVLDRIRKLADQCTGLQGFLVFHSFGGGTGSGFTSLLMERLSVDYGKKSKLEFSIYPAPQVSTAVVEPYNSILTTHTTLEHSDCAFMVDNEAIYDICRRNLDIERPTYTNLNRLISQIVSSITASLRFDGALNVDLTEFQTNLVPYPRIHFPLATYAPVISAEKAYHEQLSVAEITNACFEPANQMVKCDPRHGKYMACCLLYRGDVVPKDVNAAIATIKTKRSIQFVDWCPTGFKVGINYQPPTVVPGGDLAKVQRAVCMLSNTTAIAEAWARLDHKFDLMYAKRAFVHWYVGEGMEEGEFSEAREDMAALEKDYEEVGVDSVEGEGEEEGEEY from the exons ATG cGTGAGTGCATCTCCATCCACGTCGGCCAGGCTGGTGTCCAGATTGGCAATGCCTGCTGGGAGCTCTACTGCCTGGAACATGGCATCCAGCCTGATGGCCAGATGCCAAGCGACAAGACCATTGGGGGAGGAGATGACTCCTTCAACACCTTCTTCAGTGAGACAGGAGCTGGCAAGCACGTGCCCCGGGCGGTGTTCGTAGACCTGGAACCCACAGTTATTG ATGAAGTTCGCACTGGCACCTACCGCCAGCTCTTCCACCCAGAGCAGCTCATCACAGGCAAGGAAGATGCTGCCAATAACTATGCCCGTGGCCACTACACCATTGGCAAGGAGATCATTGACCTTGTCTTGGACAGAATTCGCAAGCTG GCTGACCAGTGCACCGGTCTCCAGGGCTTCTTGGTTTTCCACAgctttggtgggggaactggCTCTGGGTTCACCTCCCTGCTGATGGAGAGGCTCTCTGTCGATTACGGAAAGAAGTCCAAGCTGGAGTTCTCCATTTACCCAGCCCCCcaggtttccactgctgtggttGAGCCCTACAATTCCATCctcaccacccacaccaccctgGAGCACTCTGATTGTGCCTTCATGGTAGACAATGAGGCCATCTATGACATCTGTCGTAGAAACCTCGACATTGAGCGCCCAACCTACACTAACCTTAACCGCCTTATTAGCCAGATTGTGTCTTCCATCACTGCTTCCCTCAGATTTGATGGGGCCCTGAATGTTGATCTGACAgaattccagaccaacctggtGCCCTACCCTCGCATCCACTTCCCTCTGGCCACTTATGCCCCTGTCATCTCTGCTGAGAAAGCCTACCATGAGCAGCTTTCTGTAGCAGAGATCACCAATGCCTGCTTTGAGCCAGCCAACCAGATGGTGAAATGTGACCCTCGCCATGGTAAATACATGGCTTGCTGCCTGCTGTACCGTGGTGATGTGGTCCCCAAAGATGTCAATGCTGCCATTGCCACCATCAAGACCAAGCGCAGCATCCAGTTTGTGGACTGGTGCCCCACTGGCTTCAAGGTTGGCATTAATTACCAGCCTCCCACTGTGGTCCCTGGTGGTGACCTGGCCAaggtccagagagctgtgtgcATGCTGAGCAACACCACAGCCATTGCTGAGGCCTGGGCTCGCCTGGATCACAAGTTTGATCTGATGTATGCCAAGCGTGCTTTTGTGCACTGGTACGTGGGTGAgggcatggaggagggagagttCTCTGAGGCCCGTGAGGACATGGCTGCCCTAGAGAAGGATTATGAGGAGGTTGGTGTGGATTCTgtggagggtgagggtgaggaagaaggagaggaatacTAG